CTCACCTCGTTTGCTGAGTTCAACGTTGCCGGTGCCCCCGGAATCATCGGCGGATCGTCGTCTGCTGCCCATGCTGCGGGAAGCGAAGCGTGGGCGCTTGCAAGCGCGTATGCGCCGACATGGGTCGAGATCGTCGTTGCCGTCGGCGTGGTATCACTCGGCGTGCTCGCGTTCATGATCCTCTGCAAGAGGCTGCTACCCGGAAATCGTACCGCTTCGGATGCCGAGACGTCCGAATGCGGGCCAGTGGGCGAAGCCGTTTAGGTGCCCCAAGCCGCCTGCGCAGCTGTGCGCAGGCGGCTTTGCGGTGCTACTCGAACGCCGCGTCGCCCGCCTCGACGCAAATTCCGAAGGAGATTCGCATGTCTGCCACCATCCCTTTAGCCGTTCTAGCCGATGTCTACGGCTTTCTCGGCAATTCGCTGCTTAAGCCGATGACCCAGACTGCGGCAGTGGGCATCGACCCCACGTTCTGGAAGTCGTTTCCCGGTTTCGGCGACCAATCAGTCGGCGAAGCTGTCGCCGAGTGCGCGCGCTATGCCGAGCAGGCGGCGGCGCAGGGCGAAGATGCGGTAGAGCGGGCCGCTGTCGAGTATACGCGCCTGTTCGTCGGACCTCCCTCGCCGGCCGCGGCCCCGTGGGAAACGTTGTACCGATCTGCGGATGCCACGGTTGGGTTCGGCGAGCCGACGTTCGAGATGAAGCGGATCCTGCGGGAAGCCGGGCTGGAGTTGCAGAACGAGAACCGTCAGTACGAGGATCACATGGGTATCGAGCTTCTGTATCTCTCGACCCGCTGTGCCGCCCTTGCAGGCTCGGTCGGCGGAGCTGCTGCGGTGGGAGGCGATGAGTTGGACCCATCCGAGCTTTTGGACTTCATCGACCGCCATCCGCTTGCATGGATCGGAGCGTTTCGAGCACGGGTGGCGCAAGCGTATCCCGATGGGTACTTTGCAGCGTTGCTCGGCTTGGCCGAAAGCGTACTTGCGTGGCATGCCAACGTGCTGCGGAGTAGGGGTTAGGGTATCTGCCAGACGCACCGAACCGGCTTTTCCTCATTGCGATTGAGGCATACGATCTCGGCTCTCGATCGCCCAACGACCTGTTTAGAACCGATTCGGAGTAAGTCCATCTTCCTGCGTGTTTCCGCTGTACAAACCTTTTCTCGTTGTATATGCGCGAGAGCCCTCGTCAGGCAACCTCGTCAATCCGGTACAGTCGCATATCGCCTTCGCTGAGCACGAGGGTGAATCCGGGCGTGTCCTCGGTGATGGTTTCGATGCCCTCCCATTTGGCGGCTTCGTAGCGCTGATCGGTTGTAGTGGGGTTGTCTCCCGTGGGCTCGTCGAGCAGGATGAGGTACTTCGCTCGCACCTCACGCACCGCTTGCTGCACCTCCTCGTCGGTTGCGATGTTTGCCAGGCGTGTGCGGATGACCTCGTTCGTTGCGGCGGGGGAGGGGGTGCTGCCGTTGTCGCCGGTGCGGCGGAACAGCACGGGCAATCCATCGGTTCCGTAACACCAAGCAGTTCCATCGTTGGGGATGTTTATGACCGTATCGCCCTTTTCGACAAGGGCGGCCGCCTGCTGCACGAAAGCGCGCTCATCGGCGGTGTAGATGTCGTCCCACGAATAGAGGCTTGCTACCTGATGCCGCATTGCGGGCAATCCGTTTTCTATCGTGCGCTTTCCGAGGCTTATGTGAAAGGGTATCACCTGGCATAGAATGAATACGGCTGCGAGCGCCGCTGTTGCGAATGCGGTCTCGCGTCCTTTGAGCTTCGGCAGGCGGGACAGCAGCGAACCGAATAAGCGTATGAGCCAAGCGAATCCGAGTGCTGCCAAGGGAATGGCGAACAGGGCGTTCATGGCACCGGTGCGATAGTAGTCCGAGTACCAGAATCCTGCGATGATCTGACGCAAGAAACCGTCGGCGCATACGTTGCCCAGGTAGATGACAAGCGCGATCACGTATGCCACAGCGAGCCAGAGCCAGCGGCGGTCGCGCAGGGCGGCAATGAGGCCGAAGAGCACTGCGATAGAGAGGAAAGGCTGGATCCCGCCCCATTTCACATACATGAACGACAGGGCGGACATCATCGCTTCGGGAAACGAGA
Above is a genomic segment from Raoultibacter phocaeensis containing:
- a CDS encoding TorD/DmsD family molecular chaperone produces the protein MSATIPLAVLADVYGFLGNSLLKPMTQTAAVGIDPTFWKSFPGFGDQSVGEAVAECARYAEQAAAQGEDAVERAAVEYTRLFVGPPSPAAAPWETLYRSADATVGFGEPTFEMKRILREAGLELQNENRQYEDHMGIELLYLSTRCAALAGSVGGAAAVGGDELDPSELLDFIDRHPLAWIGAFRARVAQAYPDGYFAALLGLAESVLAWHANVLRSRG
- a CDS encoding DUF6541 family protein encodes the protein MLYLCVGLIVCIFVFLTAIDGPDSFARKDDTTVHLSIVRAFLDSGTYSTLNSSSFLDQGTTGSYYPSAWHIVVAIAASCIGGGVGIATNAATLAFTAIVLPLGVCLLLCTVFPNRRGVVLAGSLFAASFAIMPWGFLTKGQLLPNLAAFALIPAAIALFVSAVEANGKGGRARYAAGALIALASIALCQPNGAFTCVIGMASYALCRIFRGPQDKQASITPKKIACAVGLAAGACALWVALFFAPPLRGVVTYGTWDTLLSFPEAMMSALSFMYVKWGGIQPFLSIAVLFGLIAALRDRRWLWLAVAYVIALVIYLGNVCADGFLRQIIAGFWYSDYYRTGAMNALFAIPLAALGFAWLIRLFGSLLSRLPKLKGRETAFATAALAAVFILCQVIPFHISLGKRTIENGLPAMRHQVASLYSWDDIYTADERAFVQQAAALVEKGDTVINIPNDGTAWCYGTDGLPVLFRRTGDNGSTPSPAATNEVIRTRLANIATDEEVQQAVREVRAKYLILLDEPTGDNPTTTDQRYEAAKWEGIETITEDTPGFTLVLSEGDMRLYRIDEVA